From a region of the Calliphora vicina chromosome 4, idCalVici1.1, whole genome shotgun sequence genome:
- the Mvb12 gene encoding multivesicular body subunit 12A yields the protein MNKAGKHIQTGVNNGLLSSSPKSPLLQTTNNNMGSMAQKNVITSIMSFLPDNRPITSLQIVEDYEKCPKNFTTINRTYDQDSDADLWRENILFGRQTTRYLCLSKTEGLPEYVVESLKIIAEKIAPPKGFSLLSRTADTEQKAWRKRQIAYKLSKRGTVTQAVTDIILCSKLKIAPEGFKLAGDINGILICYKTGAIPVRLPPPVPGLSPKLATNITNGSSEVEKALNRLNLHNAAAAGECLRNPKQPLPPVPNSEEHDYEEIQHSYQINSPQRPAPRPPVNTALNSSGHSLGTLGTYTDLEGVPFVINSMLKSTNKNEYSSLPQLGDFVIKKDLDYDFQLERQTLCTMKSSASKNPFFN from the exons atgaataaagcGGGTAAACACATACAAACTGGAGTAAATAATGGTTTATTATCATCATCACCCAAATCGCCACTATTACAAACCACCAACAACAATATGGGCTCTATGGCACAGAAGAATGTTATCACCTCCATAATGAGTTTTTTACCCGATAACCGACCGATTACATCATTGCAGATTGTTGAGGATTATGAAAA ATGCCCCAAAAATTTCACAACCATCAATCGTACTTACGATCAAGACTCCGATGCTGATTTATGGCGTGAAAATATTCTATTTGGTCGGCAAACTACACGCTATTTGTGTTTATCCAAGACAGAGGGACTGCCGGAATATGTGGTGGAATCTTtaaa AATAATTGCTGAAAAAATAGCTCCGCCCAAGGGTTTTTCACTACTATCACGCACAGCAGACACAGAACAAAAGGCCTGGCGTAAACGGCAAATCGCCTATAAACTCTCCAAACGGGGTACCGTCACACAAGCAGTCACAGATATAATTTTATGTTCTAAACTAAAAATTGCACCAGAAGGATTTAAATTAGCGGG TGATATAAATGGCatattaatttgttataaaactgGAGCCATACCGGTACGCTTGCCGCCACCAGTGCCCGGTCTAAGTCCAAAATTGGCCACAAATATTACAAACGGTAGTAGTGAGGTAGAAAAGGCATTAAATCGTTTAAATCTACACAATGCGGCAGCTGCGGGTGAATGTTTAAGAAATCCAAAACAGCCG cTGCCGCCTGTACCCAATTCCGAAGAACATGATTATGAAGAAATCCAACATTCTTATCAAATAAATTCGCCACAAAGACCGGCTCCTAGGCCACCGGTTAACACTGCCCTCAATAGTTCTGGTCATAGTCTGGGTACTTTGGGTACTTATACTGATCTAGAAGGTGTGCCATTTGTTATTAATTCTATGCTTAAGTCTACTAATAAAAATGAG TATTCCTCACTGCCACAACTAGGtgattttgtaattaaaaaagatCTCGATTATGATTTTCAATTGGAGCGTCAAACTTTGTGTACCATGAAATCATCAgcttccaaaaatcccttctttaattaa